CGGCCGTTGGCCAGCAGTGTCGTGATATTTTTCTGATGACAAGCGAAAACAATATTGGGCCACAATTCCGTTTCCAGAAAAATAGCCAGCGCAGGTTGAATTTTGGCGAGAAAACGGTGCACCAAGGCTGGAATATCGTAGGGTGCGTACACATGAAATACGCGCTCACCGTAACTTTTACGTACCCGCTCTGAGCCTGTAGGTGTCATTGTAGTAACAACTATTTGATGGCTCTCGAGTTGCAGCAGGCGATCTATCATTGGTTGTGCGGCGATAAATTCACCCACCGAAACCGTGTGTACCCAAATTACCGGTTTGCCAAAATGTGGTGTTTCAAAAAAAGCGAATCGTTCGGCCCAGCGCTGGCGATAAGCAGGCAGGTTGCGGCCGCGCCACCACAGGCGTACCACAATGGCAGGTAACAGAAGCACGAACAGCACACTGTATAGATGTCTCATCAAGGCTGATATTGGGTTTGGTGAAGGTTTGCGTAATAACCGTTTTGCGCCAGCAGGGTGGCGTGGTTGCCAATTTCGACAACTTTGCCTTGGTTGAGCACCACTATTTTATCGGCATTTTCTATAGTGCTGAGACGGTGCGCAATAATTAATGTAGTACGACCTTCTTTTAAATTTTCGAGAGCTTGTTGAATTTGTTTTTCAGATTCGTTGTCGAGTGCCGATGTAGCTTCGTCGAGTATTAAAATAGGGGCGTTTTTATAGAGCGCGCGAGCAATGGCGATACGCTGTCGCTGGCCACCAGATAAGCGGTCACCGGCTTCGCCGACTTCGGTATCAAAACCATTTTCGAGCTTCTGCACAAAATGCGCTGCATAGGCGTTATGCGCTGCTTCTGCGACCTTTTCGGGTTCGATATGGCTCAGCTTGCTGGCATAGGCGATATTACTCGTAACCGAGTCGTTAAATAACACGGTTTGCTGATTCACCAGTGCGATTTTCTCCCGCAGGCTGCGCAGTGTAACTTCGTTGATTGGCTGCTCGTCGATGGTGATGGTGCCTTCCTGAGGGTCGTAAAATCGCAGCAATAAACTTGCTATTGTGGTTTTACCACTGCCAGAGGCGCCTACCAGTGCAACGGTTTCTCCGGGTGCGATACTCAGGTTTAGATTGTCTAACGCGCGTTGCCCACTTTGATACCCGAAACTGACATTCTTAAATTCAATGGCGCCACGTACGTCTGTTAATTCGCGCGTGCCCGTGTCGGCGGCAGCAGCTAGATCCAGTGTTCCAAAAATGGTTTCCGCAGCAGCCAGGCCGCGCTGAATTACCGAATTAATCGTGCTCAGGTTGCGCACTGGTTTTGCAATCATTCCCGCCAGAGACAGGTAGGTAACCGCCGCAGCGGGGGTGTCGGTCCAGAATATACTGACCAATAGAAACAGCAGCGCGAGGGCAGAAGCGATTACAAAATGCAGCACCGGCGTTTGCAGAGCACTAACCCGTTCAAATTTGGTGCTGTAGCGCAGATTTTCTTCAGTTGCATCGTTAAATCGTTTGCGTTCAAAGTTTTCGCCGTTGTAGCTCTTTACCAGTTTAATGCCCTGAAATGTTTCGGTTGCGATATGGGTAACCCGGCCAATGGCCTGCTGAATATTGCGGCTGACTCTTCGAAAATAGCGGCTGGCAAGGTACACCAAACCACCCAATATCGGCACCACAGCGATAAAAATCACGGTGAGTTGCCAGTTGTAGTACAACAGTGCCGCCATCAGGAAAATAACCGATAAACCGTCCTGAAATAAAATTTTAGAGGCGCGAGTTACCGAGCCTGTTACTTGCTCGATGTTGTAGATAATGAGAGACACCAGCTCGCCGGTATTTTTTTGATCGTAAAACGTTTGCGGTAACCCGACCATATGGGCGAACACCGCCTGACGCAAATCGTTAACCACCGAGAGCCCGAGGCGACCCATATAAAAGTTACCGAGATAGCCGCCCACGCTGCGAAACAAGGCCAGCACCAGGATCGCTGCGGGCACAAAATACAGCGAGGTGGTGATGTGTTTCGGGATAAAATTGAGCCGGTCTGTGGGCTCGCCTTTTAGGTTGTTCAGAAAAAATTCGATGAGTTGCGCCAGGCTCACTTCCATGAACGCAAACAGCATAAATCCGAGAATACTGATTAGAAAATAGTGGCGGTACTTAAAGGCGTATTGCAGCAATCGCCAATACAGAGCCAGGTTTTCTTTTGATGTCTCTTGTTGGCTCATGATCTGTGAAGGCACCCATTTAAGACGGGAACGCGGGGCGGAGATAGTTGCCGCCCCAGATGAAAATATTCGCGGCTCGTTGCTGTTATTTTACGGGAGCCAGCCACTCGCTGTACTGTGGCAAATCGCCGCGCACTGCTGAAAAATACAGGTCTTGCAGCTTTGTGGTGATCGGGCCGCGTCGCCCGGCGCCAATCACTCGGCCATCCAACTCTCGAATCGGTAATACTTCGGCGGCGGTACCACTGAAGAAAGCCTCTTCTGCCACGTAAACTTCGTCGCGGGTAATACGTTTTTCGCGTATTTCATAACCGCATTCCTCGGCCAGCGCGAAAATAGTATTGCGAGTGATTCCGTCGAGGCAGGAAGTCAGTTCCGGAGTGTAAATAATACCATCGCGCACGATGAAAACATTTTCGCCACTGCCTTCGGCAACATAACCTTCGTTGTCGAGCAACAGAGCTTCTTCACAACCGCAATCCAGGGCTTCTTTTAAAGCCAGCATGGAATTAATGTAGTGGCCATTAGCTTTGGCCTTGCACATTGAAATGTTCACGTGATGGCGGGTGTAGCTGGAAACACGCACCTTAATGCCTAATTCCTTGGCTTCCGGCGCCATGTAAGATGGCCAATTCCAGGCGGCGACGATACAGTGCGTTTGCAAATTGTCGGCGCGTAAACCCATACCTTCTGAGCCGTAAAACACCATTGGGCGCAAATAAGCTTCGTCGAGATTATTTTCGCGTACCACGAGTTTTTGCGCTTCGTTGAGTTCGTCTTTACTCCAGGGCATTTTCATATTCATGATATGCGCCGAGCGGAACAGGCGGTCGGTGTGTTCCTTCAAACGGAAAATGCTGGTACCAAAACTGCCGGCATTATAGGCGCGTACGCCTTCAAACACGCCCATGCCGTAATGTAGCGTATGAGTTAAAACATGAACCTTGGCCTCGCGCCAGGGAACCAGTTCGCCATCAAACCAGATGACTCCATCGCGTTCAGCGAATGACATTGTGTGCTCCAATCGTTCTACGAATGCGCGTCGGTGATTTCGCCGGCGCTGTTATGTGTTTCATCCTGGCGTTGGCGCTGCTTGCATGAGTGATTGCCACAGGGCTGACACTTTATCTCTCGCAGCGCGGATTTCATCATCAAGCGTATTGATGGCAATCACGTTGGACTGCTGCTGCAATGCGAGCTTGTGACCCAAAGCGCGAAAAGCTTTGTAGGCGCAGGTCAGTTGATCAACCTCTTGAGTCGACAAAATGCCCGATTGTGCCAGGCATTCCAATATACGTATGTTGTCCGTATAGGTGATTAACGCAGGGATCTGGTGCCCCCAGCCAAGAACCGCGTATTGAACCATAAATTCAATATCAACGATACCGCCGCGATCCTGCTTGAGATGGAAGTTTGGGGTGCCGTTGTTGGCTTTGTCACTGCCAAGATGCATACGCATTTTGTTGCGCATTTCGGCGACATCCTGGCGTAACTGATCACGATCTCGCGGCTGGCTCAGTATATGGCGCCGCAGGTCATCGAATTGTTGCGCCAGGGAGGTATCACCGGTCACTACGCGGGCGCGTACCAGGGCTTGGTGTTCCCAGGTCCAGGCGTCGTGTTTTTGATATTTTTCAAAAGCAGCAAGCGTCGCCACCAGCATGCCGGAATTGCCAGAGGGCCGCAGTCGCATATCCACTTCGTAGAGTTCGCCGGAGGCCATGCGTGTTGTGAGCATGTGGATAATTTTCTGCCCGAGGCGCATGTAAAACGTTGCGTTGTCTGTCGTTTTCAAACCGCGTTGCTCGCCATCGGTACATCCGGTGGTGCTGGCATTATGGATGAATACCAGGTCAAGGTCTGAACCGTGGCCGAGTTCGATGCCGCCCAGTTTGCCATAACCCACAATAATAAAATTGGGGGTGCTACGCTGTTCGCCGTCAGGGTAGCCATAGCGTGCAGTCATGTCCTGCCAGCTGCGCGCCACCACGTAATCGAGCAGGGCCTCTGCGAGCCAGGTGAGCATGTCGCTAACCTGCATCAAGGGCAAAGCGCCGCTTACTTCACAGGCAGCAATGCGCAAGGCATGTGCAGAGCGGAAATAGCGCAACGCATCCAGCTGTGCTTCTTCGTCGTCTTCGGGAATGCGCAGTGTTGAACGACGTAATTCATCGCAAAGTTCCCGTTTATCTGAAAGGTGGTACAGGGAACGCGGGTCCAGTAATTCATCTAATAGTGCTGGACGCTGCGTGACCTGCTCGGCAATCCAGGGGCTCGCCTGGGCGAGGGTGAGCAGTTGGCGCAGGGCATCGGGGTTTTCAATCAGCAACAACAGGTAGGCACTACGGCGTGCCACGGCTCTCACTAGGGGCAGCACCCGCTGTAGCGTTGCGGTTGGTGTGGGCGACTGGCGCAAGGCTTGAAGCAATTGCGGCATGAATTCATCCAGTCGCTGCCTGCCGATGGGTTGCATGGCGATGATGTTTGGGCTCTGCTGCAGCTCCTGTATGGCGGAAAGGCTCGCTTGCGGGTCTTCGTGGCCTGCTTCTCTGAGCTTTACTACGCACATTTCAGGGTCGACGCTGCAATCCCAAACGCCGACCCAGACGTGCGCCGCGTCGTGTTGCGCGGCTTTGCTTTCAGGGCTGGCGATGATTGCGGCGAATTCTGTTTTGACCACTTCTCGATGTGCTTCAAGCACGCTGAAAAAACTCTCCCAGTCGCTGTAGCCCATCACCTGAGCGATGCTTAATCGCTGGTCTGCAACCAGTGGCAATTTTTGGGTTTGACGGTCCTGGAAGCCTTGAATGGCATGCTCGCAATTGCGCAGAAAACAATAGGCGTCACTGAGCTGCCCCGCCATTCCCTCGGGTAAACAGTGCAGTTCTTCCAATAACGGCAAAATCACCAGCAGGCGATTGTCTTGCAGTTGTACATCCCGACCTCCACGGATCAACTGGAATGCCTGAGCAATAAATTCAATTTCGCGAATCCCTCCGGCGCCCAGTTTCACATCGTCGCCCAGTTTGCGTCGGGCCACTTCCTGGGTAATCAGTTGTTTTAATTTACGCAAAGCTTCGACCACTGAGAAATCCACATACTTGCGATAGGTGAAACTGGTGAGCAGTTTATTCAATTCCTCTATCGCAACGGCACTTTGGGTGGGCAGGCTGGAAGCAATCACGCGCGCCTTGATCATCGCGTAGCGCTCCCACTCGCGGCCCTGTGTTTGGTAATAATCCTCCAGGGCATCGAAGTGGCAGGCCAGCGCACCGCTCTGGCCAAAGGGGCGCAATCGCATATCGACGCGAAATACCAAGCCGTCTGCCGTTATGGAGTCAAGGCTTTGAATAACACGCTTGCCGAGATGCGTGAAAAACTCCTGGTTGAACAGGGTTTTGGGGCCGTCAGTTTGACCAGCTTGCGGGTAAGCAAAAATCAGATCGATATCTGACGACAGATTCAATTCGCCAGCTCCAAGTTT
The DNA window shown above is from Alteromonadaceae bacterium 2753L.S.0a.02 and carries:
- a CDS encoding glutamate-ammonia-ligase adenylyltransferase; this encodes MPLQQQLIPLIEQRGFSSAHLERYGHFCDALQSAAGDTLPESQFADSYWVQQFINATLHSEFVQNQLTRHPNWLSESCKEQALTLQDYQQLGSHWLNGHNELESFNRALRQFRNAAMVGIIWRDFNRLVDTMTTTQELTWLAEICAQAAIDYHYGMLTAKHGEPRNNQGELQPLLIIGMGKLGAGELNLSSDIDLIFAYPQAGQTDGPKTLFNQEFFTHLGKRVIQSLDSITADGLVFRVDMRLRPFGQSGALACHFDALEDYYQTQGREWERYAMIKARVIASSLPTQSAVAIEELNKLLTSFTYRKYVDFSVVEALRKLKQLITQEVARRKLGDDVKLGAGGIREIEFIAQAFQLIRGGRDVQLQDNRLLVILPLLEELHCLPEGMAGQLSDAYCFLRNCEHAIQGFQDRQTQKLPLVADQRLSIAQVMGYSDWESFFSVLEAHREVVKTEFAAIIASPESKAAQHDAAHVWVGVWDCSVDPEMCVVKLREAGHEDPQASLSAIQELQQSPNIIAMQPIGRQRLDEFMPQLLQALRQSPTPTATLQRVLPLVRAVARRSAYLLLLIENPDALRQLLTLAQASPWIAEQVTQRPALLDELLDPRSLYHLSDKRELCDELRRSTLRIPEDDEEAQLDALRYFRSAHALRIAACEVSGALPLMQVSDMLTWLAEALLDYVVARSWQDMTARYGYPDGEQRSTPNFIIVGYGKLGGIELGHGSDLDLVFIHNASTTGCTDGEQRGLKTTDNATFYMRLGQKIIHMLTTRMASGELYEVDMRLRPSGNSGMLVATLAAFEKYQKHDAWTWEHQALVRARVVTGDTSLAQQFDDLRRHILSQPRDRDQLRQDVAEMRNKMRMHLGSDKANNGTPNFHLKQDRGGIVDIEFMVQYAVLGWGHQIPALITYTDNIRILECLAQSGILSTQEVDQLTCAYKAFRALGHKLALQQQSNVIAINTLDDEIRAARDKVSALWQSLMQAAPTPG
- a CDS encoding ATP-binding cassette, subfamily B, MsbA, which produces MSQQETSKENLALYWRLLQYAFKYRHYFLISILGFMLFAFMEVSLAQLIEFFLNNLKGEPTDRLNFIPKHITTSLYFVPAAILVLALFRSVGGYLGNFYMGRLGLSVVNDLRQAVFAHMVGLPQTFYDQKNTGELVSLIIYNIEQVTGSVTRASKILFQDGLSVIFLMAALLYYNWQLTVIFIAVVPILGGLVYLASRYFRRVSRNIQQAIGRVTHIATETFQGIKLVKSYNGENFERKRFNDATEENLRYSTKFERVSALQTPVLHFVIASALALLFLLVSIFWTDTPAAAVTYLSLAGMIAKPVRNLSTINSVIQRGLAAAETIFGTLDLAAAADTGTRELTDVRGAIEFKNVSFGYQSGQRALDNLNLSIAPGETVALVGASGSGKTTIASLLLRFYDPQEGTITIDEQPINEVTLRSLREKIALVNQQTVLFNDSVTSNIAYASKLSHIEPEKVAEAAHNAYAAHFVQKLENGFDTEVGEAGDRLSGGQRQRIAIARALYKNAPILILDEATSALDNESEKQIQQALENLKEGRTTLIIAHRLSTIENADKIVVLNQGKVVEIGNHATLLAQNGYYANLHQTQYQP
- a CDS encoding branched-chain amino acid aminotransferase; this encodes MSFAERDGVIWFDGELVPWREAKVHVLTHTLHYGMGVFEGVRAYNAGSFGTSIFRLKEHTDRLFRSAHIMNMKMPWSKDELNEAQKLVVRENNLDEAYLRPMVFYGSEGMGLRADNLQTHCIVAAWNWPSYMAPEAKELGIKVRVSSYTRHHVNISMCKAKANGHYINSMLALKEALDCGCEEALLLDNEGYVAEGSGENVFIVRDGIIYTPELTSCLDGITRNTIFALAEECGYEIREKRITRDEVYVAEEAFFSGTAAEVLPIRELDGRVIGAGRRGPITTKLQDLYFSAVRGDLPQYSEWLAPVK